The nucleotide sequence ATTTTCAAAAATAAGAAAAAATGGATTAATTGCAATAGGTATAAAAGATAATGATGAGTTATTAAATGTAAAGCAAACAAAAGGTGATGCTGATATAGTAATGGTTACTAGTTGTGGATATGCAATAGTATTTAATGAAAAAAATATACGTGCTATGGGAAGAGGTGCATCTGGGGTTAAAGCTATTACACTAAGAGAAGGAGATAGCCTTATTTCTATAGATATTGCAACAGAAGGAGAAGATTTGTTAATTACAAGTGAAAATGGATATGGTAAGAGAACAGCATTAAAAAATTACCCTGTACAAAATAGAGGGGGAAAAGGCATAAAAACTTATAAGATAACTGAAAAGACAGGTAAAGTATCTTGTGCATGTGTTGTAAATAAGAATAATGATGTTATGCTTATTAATTCAAATGGAGTTGGAATACGAATAAAGGTAAGTGATATTTCACAAATAGGCAGGAGTTCATTAGGTGTTAAACTTATGAGAACAACAAATAATGAAAAGATAACTACAATAGGCAAGATAAAAGAGTAAAAAATGAAAAAATAATTTAAAAAGTATTGACAACTTATATAAATAAACATATAATAAGAATGTAAGTTGTTCTTACTAAGGATCTTTAGCTCAGTTGGTTAGAGCAACCGGCTCATAACCGGTCGGTCCGGGGTTCGAGTCCCTGAAGATCCACCATGGGGGTATAGCTCAGTTGGGAGAGCACCTGCCTTGCACGCAGGGGGTCAAGGGTTCGAGTCCCTTTATCTCCACCATTTATAAACAGAAAAGAGTACGTATTGGATGCGTACTCTTTTCTGTTTATTTCTCAAATATCAAATATTAAGGGAAAACGATGGATAGAATAAAACAATTTTTATTTTATATATTTAGTTTGTTTTATAAAATAGATGAAGAATTTTTAAAAAATTATCTAGATAAAGAAGAGTTATATTATTTCAACAAACTCTTAAAAAGTGAAAAACAGCATTGTATAAAAGTTGCTAAAAAATGTTTAAAAGTGTATGATAAATTCGGTATATGTGATTATGAAGTTAGCTTAGTGATAAAGATGTGTTTACTTCATGATATCGGGAAAATATATTCAAGATTAAATTTGTTTTTAAAGCCTGTTATTGTTATTATTACAAATAATAGAAGAATAAGGAAACTGATATTTTTTATAGATAAAAAACGTATTTGCAAGTATTTAAAACATTCAAAATATAGCTATGATATTTTGAAAAAATTTAGATATTCAGATGATTTTTTATATTCTATCAGATATCATCATTCAGAAAAAATAATGAGGAATAATAAATACATTAATTTGTTAAAATATTGTGATTCTAATTATTGTTAATATTTAAATAAGTAATTTGATATTTTAAAACAAAAAAATTTTAAAATTTAGTAGAGGAGATTTTTATGTTAGATTTAAAATTTATTGTTTATAATAAAGATTTTGTAAAACAAAAATTGAGTAATAGAGGAGAGGATTTTTTAGTTGACACAATAGATGATCTTATTGAATTTTATAAGGAAAAGAATTCTTTTATACTTAAAGTAGAAGAATTAAAGAATAAGAGAAATGTTTCTTCAAAAAAAATAGCTGAATTAAAAAAGAATGGTGAGAATGTTGATGATATCTTTAAGGAAATGAAAAATTTAAGTGATAAAATCAAGGAATTAGATAAAAAAATACATATTTTAAATGAAAAAATAAATTATATAATGCTTAGAATTCCTAATTTACCTAGTGATGATGTACCAGAAGGTGATAGTGATCAAGACAATATTGAGGTCAGAAAATGGGGAGAACCAATTAAGCATGATTTTGAAATAAAAGCACATTGGGATATAGCTAAAAGTTTAGATATATTAGATTTTGAAAGAAGTGCTAAAGTTACAGGATCTAGATTTGTGTTTTATAAAGGATTGGGGGCAAGATTAGAGAGAGCACTTATAAATTATTTTTTAGATGTACAAACGATGAAACATGGGTATGTAGAGATTATTCCACCTTATATGGCAAATAAAGATAGTTTTACAGGTACGGGTCAATTACCAAAATTTGCAGATGATGCATTTTTAGTAGAGAATAAAGATTATTTTCTAATACCGACAGCAGAAATACCAGTTACGAATTATTATAGAGATGAAATAATTAGTTTAAGTGAGACAAAACCTGTACAGAAATTTGTAGCTTATAGTGCTTGTTTTAGATCTGAGGCTGGTTCAGCCGGTAGAGATACGAGAGGTTTGATAAGGTTACATCAATTTAATAAAGTTGAATTGGTTAAGTTTTGTCGTGAAGAAGATTCTTATAATGAATTAGAGAAGCTTGTTAATGATGCTGAGTTTTTATTGAAAGAGTTAAAGTTACCTTATAGAGTTGTTAAAGTATGCAAAGGTGATTTAGGGTTTTCACAGTCCTTTAAATATGATATAGAAGTTTGGATGCCAAGTTATAATAGATATGTTGAAATATCTAGCTGTAGTAATTTTGAGAGTTTTCAGAGCCGTAGGGGCAATATAAGGTATAGAGAAAACAACTCATCTAAAACTAAATTTGTGCATACGTTAAATGGGTCAGGATTAGCTGTTGGTAGGACATTTGCAGCGATACTTGAAAATTTCCAAACATCAGATTGTAGAGTTGTTATACCAGAAGTACTGAGGAAATACTTTAATGGATTAGAAATTATATCTTAATTGATGTTTGATTTCTAAGGAGGGTATTGATGACTAAAAATATTAAAAGAGGAATTGTTTTAATATTAATAGTGCTTATTTTTATAGGTATATGTAGTTTGGTTAATTTAAACAGTTTAACTAAGAAGGTATATGTATATAATAATGGATCAATAGATTTTGAGAGTAAAAAGTTCATAAGATTGTATGATGATGATTTTAATTATACTAAGTTAAGCAATAAGGATTATCCATATATAGGTTATTTAAATAAGAACAACTATTTTAAAGAGAATATAAATATTTCTGAAATTGATAATGGGAAAGTTATTTATGTTGATCCATTTCAAGAATATATAAATGTTGAGGATCCATATTTGTATGGAGGACTTTATGTTAATAGTAGTTATTATGATGAATTTATGTTAAATTTTGATTTTACGGAGTATTATAAAGAGTTATCTTTAGTAGATGAAGGTAAAAGTTTTAATTTATCCAATGAGGAATGTGAAATCATCAAAAATATAGTTTTAAATAATGTTTATAATGATAGAAATTATGATGGTATAAAGCAGTATTTATCAGAGTATTCTTATGATTTAAATATAAGGCATAAGGTATATACAGATATTTATTTAAAGTTGAGGATTTATAGAGATAAAAATGATAACTTAATTCTCAAATTTAATGATATGAATTATTATGTAAACGAATTTAAAAATAATGATGAGGTAAATCAAAATACGTCCTATTATACATATAGAGGTGATGATTACGGATATTTGTATAACAACATAACTACTCAAGAAGATTTAGAAAATTTTGCATTTCATGATTATATAATTGAAACTATGGATTCAAATGTTTATTCAAATTATGCTAGTTATGCACTTGACGTAATAAATGATGAAAAGTTATCTATTAAGGATAAATTGTCCTTGTTAAAACAAACTTTGTATATAAAGTATAAACCTACAAATAGAGAAGATTTTTCATTAAAGATTGATAGGATAAAGAATTTAAATATTATAGGTGATAATAGGAAGACATATAGGATAAATCATAAGTTTTTGTTTGATATATTTAATTATCCAGCTAATGTGTATTCACTAGCGTTTTATGAAGATGATGTTTTATATACCATTCCTGAAAGATATAAAGAGTTATATGAGAATTTTGTAAATATAATTATTAATGATCCTGAGGTTGATTATTTAAAAAAGAATGATATGATAGTCGAACTTCAAAATCATTTAGCGGTTGTTGATGAGAAACAATTAAGTTCATTAAGAGATAAGTATGGAGAAATTGAAATTTTAGAAGAAAGTGTTGATAGGATCAAATATACATCTGGGTATTATGGGTTTTTGTATGATGATATTGGGAATATAAATGATTTAAAAGATTTTGCCTTACATAAAGAGGTTCTTGATAATATATTTAATGATTATTTTAAAGATATTTATATAAATAGAATCAATGAAATAATAGATGATGATAGGAACTTGGATGAAAAATTAAAGAGTGTTGTTGAGTGTCAATTGAAATTTACTTTAATACCTATCACTAAACAAAAATATTATAGAGAAACATATAAAAATAATTATTTTAATCAGAGTTATATAAACAAGATTAAGAAAATATTATCTTAAAAAATTAACTATTATATTACGAAAAAGTATTGACACATATTTTTTAAAGTGATATAATAGTTATCGTAACGATGGAGAGATGGTCGAGTGGTTTAAGGCACCGGTCTTGAAAACCGGCGTGCGTTGATAGCGTACCGTGGGTTCGAATCCCACTCTCTCCGCCAATTAATTTTTTGGAGAAATACTCAAGTGGCTAAAGAGGCACCCCTGCTAAGGGTGTAGGCTAGGAAACTGGTGCGAGGGTTCGAATCCCTCTTTCTCCGCCAAAAAAAGGTGCTATTTAAATTAAAATAGCACCTTTTTTTGGTATTTTTAAGAAAGATTTTTGGAGTATTAAATTTATATATTTTTATAAAATGAATGTCTTTATGTA is from Candidatus Arthromitus sp. SFB-rat-Yit and encodes:
- the serS gene encoding serine--tRNA ligase; amino-acid sequence: MLDLKFIVYNKDFVKQKLSNRGEDFLVDTIDDLIEFYKEKNSFILKVEELKNKRNVSSKKIAELKKNGENVDDIFKEMKNLSDKIKELDKKIHILNEKINYIMLRIPNLPSDDVPEGDSDQDNIEVRKWGEPIKHDFEIKAHWDIAKSLDILDFERSAKVTGSRFVFYKGLGARLERALINYFLDVQTMKHGYVEIIPPYMANKDSFTGTGQLPKFADDAFLVENKDYFLIPTAEIPVTNYYRDEIISLSETKPVQKFVAYSACFRSEAGSAGRDTRGLIRLHQFNKVELVKFCREEDSYNELEKLVNDAEFLLKELKLPYRVVKVCKGDLGFSQSFKYDIEVWMPSYNRYVEISSCSNFESFQSRRGNIRYRENNSSKTKFVHTLNGSGLAVGRTFAAILENFQTSDCRVVIPEVLRKYFNGLEIIS
- a CDS encoding HD domain-containing protein codes for the protein MDRIKQFLFYIFSLFYKIDEEFLKNYLDKEELYYFNKLLKSEKQHCIKVAKKCLKVYDKFGICDYEVSLVIKMCLLHDIGKIYSRLNLFLKPVIVIITNNRRIRKLIFFIDKKRICKYLKHSKYSYDILKKFRYSDDFLYSIRYHHSEKIMRNNKYINLLKYCDSNYC